GCAGGTCCTCGTACATCACCGACCCGATGGTGTGCAGCGCGTTGAAGAGGAAGTGCGGGTGCAACTGGCCCGTGAGCGACTGGAGCTGCGCGGCCCTCAGCTCGCCCTCCAGCTCCGCCGAGCGCAGCGCGCGGGCCTGCCGCTCCCGCCACTCGTGCAGGAGCGAGATGACCGCGCAGCCCAGGCCGTAGGTGATCAGGTCCTTCTGCGCCTCCATGGGGAGCGCGTACACGGGCGGCCCCAGGTCGTAGTCCCCCAGCTCCATCAGCGCGTAGACGCCATGCCGCAGCCCCGCCATCAGCGCGATGTGCAGCGACGTGAAGACCATGAACGCCGCCGCGTGGATGCCCAGGAAGCGCGCCCAGCCCACCCGCGGCGACGGCGCGTTGAGCACCGCCGTCATCAGGACGGGGAGCAGCAGCGTGACGGCGATCGCGCTGGTCATCTCCCAGATGAACGCGGGTGCCCAATGGCCCGGATGCGGCCGCATGAGCTGCATCAGCCGCACCGCGCTGCCCTGCCACACGCCCAGGACCAGCCCGAACGCCAGGACCTTCAGCGCCGGGCGCATGCGCACCCGGGGCCAGCGCCACCGCGTGGATGCAACGTCGTCCCAGGCGCTCACCCCACGGCCTCCGGGGTGAGGACGGCCGGACACGCGGCCCGGGGCTTCATGCCGAAGAGCGGCCGGAGCCACGACACGCGGGACACGCCCTCGCACAGCGCCAGCGTGACGGCGAAGGACAGCGTGAGCACCGCGAAGAGCATGGCCCAGGGACCTACTGGCAGCCGCAGACACAGGTAGCCCACGCAGAGGATGACCGTCTGGTGGAAGATGTAGAACGGATACGACAGCGCCTGCGCGTGCGAAAGCCACGCGGGGGCCGTGCGCACGTGGTGCCGCGCGAAGGCCATCGCCGTCAGCAGCCCGCTCCAGATGAGCACCGTGCCCCCCACGATGGCGGGCACCACCGGCATCACCGGCCACGGCCACACCAGCTCCACGATGAGTGCCGCCACCGTCACGGCCAGGAGCCCGTGGCGCAGCGCCACCAGCCGGCCCCACACGCCCGGGCAGCGGCCCAGCAGGTGCCCGTAGAGGAACAGCAGGCCGTAGTGCACGAACGTGCGCGGATCATCCAGCAGTGCGTGCGTCTCTGGGAAGTCGCGCAAGAGCACCCGGTTGAGCGCCAGCGGCACGACAAGCCACAGCACGTTCACCCCTCGCGACAGCCACGCGTCCGCCCACGCGAGGAACCGTCCCCCGGCCTGCGTGCGCAGCGCCGCGAAGAGGGGCAGGGCCAGGAGGCAGTAGACGAACAGGTAGGCCACGAACCACAGATGGTGCCAGCTGAAGCTGCCCGCGGGGTAGGGCACGAAGTCGAACACCGTCGGGTAGAACGCGGCGTAGCTTCCCTGGATGCGGCCCTGGAACAGCCGCTCCACGTAGATCTGCGGCGGCACCACCACGAACATGCCGAACACCAGCGGCAACAACAGCCGCTTCGCCCGGTCCTTCGTGAACGCCCTCAAGGAGCGCCGCCGGAGCGCGAACGCGGTGCCCGCGCCGGAGATGACCATCAACAGCGGCATGCGCACCAGGTGCAGCACTCCCATCACGGGCTCCAGCACCGGCAGCGCCTGGGGGCTCTTGATGTGCCACTCCCAGGTGTTGAACATCATCCCGGTGTGGAACAGGTGCAGCACCACGATGGCCAGCACGCGGAGCCAGTCCAGGTCGGGGTGGTGCGCGGCGGCGGGGCGGGGTGGGGCGCTCATGCGGTGGGGACCTCCTGACGGTGTCCGCCGCTGAAGTACCCACGCCCGCGCTCCTGGCACCACGCGGATGCCGTGAAACGGACCGCCCGCGGCGCGAGCCGGACAGGCCAGGAGCCCGCCAGACGCGAAAAGGGCCG
This DNA window, taken from Corallococcus coralloides DSM 2259, encodes the following:
- a CDS encoding acyltransferase family protein yields the protein MSAPPRPAAAHHPDLDWLRVLAIVVLHLFHTGMMFNTWEWHIKSPQALPVLEPVMGVLHLVRMPLLMVISGAGTAFALRRRSLRAFTKDRAKRLLLPLVFGMFVVVPPQIYVERLFQGRIQGSYAAFYPTVFDFVPYPAGSFSWHHLWFVAYLFVYCLLALPLFAALRTQAGGRFLAWADAWLSRGVNVLWLVVPLALNRVLLRDFPETHALLDDPRTFVHYGLLFLYGHLLGRCPGVWGRLVALRHGLLAVTVAALIVELVWPWPVMPVVPAIVGGTVLIWSGLLTAMAFARHHVRTAPAWLSHAQALSYPFYIFHQTVILCVGYLCLRLPVGPWAMLFAVLTLSFAVTLALCEGVSRVSWLRPLFGMKPRAACPAVLTPEAVG
- a CDS encoding sensor histidine kinase, which gives rise to MSAWDDVASTRWRWPRVRMRPALKVLAFGLVLGVWQGSAVRLMQLMRPHPGHWAPAFIWEMTSAIAVTLLLPVLMTAVLNAPSPRVGWARFLGIHAAAFMVFTSLHIALMAGLRHGVYALMELGDYDLGPPVYALPMEAQKDLITYGLGCAVISLLHEWRERQARALRSAELEGELRAAQLQSLTGQLHPHFLFNALHTIGSVMYEDLPRTDRLLSDLGQLLRASLERTEPTWTLAEERGHTERFVALLAARFGDRLEVRWDVAPGLEAQRVPSFALQTLVENAVKHNQDLRGALEVRIRARAEADRWALEVEDTGRGFGAPSPASGPGVGLTQLARVLTLLHGDRAQLERGAGPEGGARVTVWLPRVEVA